The following are encoded together in the bacterium genome:
- the dinB gene encoding DNA polymerase IV yields MTDRTIILVDMNAFFANVEQRCNPALRGKPVLVGGSLAKRSVVAAASYEARPYGIHSGMATFQAIEKCPDAIIVTGDTTKYSDTARRIFDICGDYTDLMEIYSIDECFLDVTHTQERFGGAWKIGRAIKRRIRAEFGLTCSVGIAPNIMLAKLAANIQKPDGLVEIKHEDVKNLLESLPVEKLHGIGERLRLQLEKMGITTAGQLGRTPKNILKLKFGVLGEALHGMGNGIYNPAIIPYYGKPDIKSVSHSYTLSRNTRDLDLVARHLLRLSEMVGRRLREQGFAGKTVTLVIRYADMHFAGYRKTFSRYFDDGFDIYQAAMSIFDQHSDRRAIRLVGVCVSSLAKNAHQMNLFTDPRGQNLLKALDAINDRYGEFAIKRASLVGIKALEKVHGFDKKKFS; encoded by the coding sequence ATGACAGACCGCACGATCATACTTGTGGATATGAATGCATTTTTCGCCAATGTGGAGCAGAGATGCAACCCAGCTCTGCGCGGCAAGCCCGTGCTGGTAGGCGGAAGCCTGGCGAAGCGCTCAGTCGTGGCTGCGGCAAGTTATGAGGCCAGGCCATATGGCATCCACTCGGGAATGGCGACTTTCCAGGCAATCGAAAAGTGCCCGGATGCGATTATCGTGACCGGAGACACTACAAAGTATTCCGACACCGCCCGGCGTATATTCGATATTTGCGGCGACTACACAGACCTGATGGAGATATATTCCATCGACGAATGCTTCCTGGATGTCACACACACTCAGGAGCGCTTCGGCGGGGCATGGAAAATTGGCCGTGCGATAAAACGGCGTATTCGAGCGGAGTTCGGGCTGACATGCTCTGTGGGTATTGCGCCGAATATAATGCTTGCCAAGCTCGCCGCTAATATACAAAAACCGGACGGGCTGGTTGAGATCAAGCACGAAGACGTCAAAAATCTGCTTGAAAGCCTGCCCGTGGAAAAGCTCCATGGCATCGGCGAAAGGCTCAGGCTCCAACTCGAAAAAATGGGGATCACCACCGCAGGCCAGCTCGGTCGGACGCCCAAGAATATACTCAAGCTGAAGTTCGGGGTGCTCGGCGAAGCGCTGCATGGGATGGGCAACGGCATATATAACCCAGCGATAATCCCATATTACGGCAAGCCGGACATCAAGTCTGTGAGTCACTCCTACACTCTCAGCCGCAATACGCGTGACCTCGACCTCGTGGCTCGCCACTTGCTGAGGCTTTCGGAGATGGTCGGACGCAGGCTCAGAGAGCAGGGTTTCGCCGGAAAGACTGTCACGCTCGTGATCAGATACGCTGATATGCATTTTGCCGGCTACAGGAAGACTTTCAGCCGATACTTCGATGATGGATTCGATATATATCAAGCGGCCATGTCGATCTTCGATCAGCACTCCGACAGGCGCGCTATCCGGCTGGTAGGCGTGTGTGTCTCCAGCCTGGCGAAGAATGCTCACCAGATGAACCTGTTCACCGATCCCCGCGGCCAAAACCTCTTAAAGGCGCTCGATGCGATCAATGACAGATATGGAGAGTTCGCGATCAAGCGCGCCAGCCTGGTGGGGATAAAGGCTCTGGAGAAGGTTCATGGGTTCGACAAGAAAAAATTCTCATAA
- a CDS encoding PEP-CTERM sorting domain-containing protein translates to MYRVLLPIIMLVLVVAAVPAFSFSASVLCQGNICGGGGIRNYQYDVSVADGLIYQFHVGTCDPNIADYSNILMPAGWSFNIYSILEDHADKFTPHGQISSADGYCQWCAVWTDTTGQGIASATFGFDNPNSPHDVGWFINSSSAVENWSMPVGLGDGPVHGPTVPEPSSLLSLLSGLGVLGGVIARMKK, encoded by the coding sequence ATGTACAGAGTTTTGCTGCCGATCATAATGCTTGTGCTTGTTGTGGCGGCTGTTCCGGCATTTTCGTTTAGTGCATCGGTTCTTTGTCAGGGTAATATCTGCGGAGGCGGTGGAATTCGCAATTACCAGTATGATGTCAGCGTGGCTGACGGGCTGATCTATCAGTTCCATGTGGGCACATGTGACCCGAACATTGCGGATTATTCGAACATATTGATGCCTGCTGGATGGAGTTTCAATATCTACAGCATTCTCGAAGACCATGCGGATAAATTCACACCCCATGGTCAGATATCGTCTGCCGACGGCTATTGCCAGTGGTGCGCGGTCTGGACTGACACTACGGGTCAGGGTATAGCGAGTGCGACATTCGGCTTCGACAACCCCAACAGTCCGCATGACGTCGGCTGGTTTATCAATTCCAGCAGCGCGGTCGAGAACTGGTCGATGCCGGTAGGGCTGGGTGATGGTCCGGTCCATGGTCCCACGGTTCCGGAGCCGTCGAGCCTGCTTTCACTGCTAAGCGGCCTTGGCGTTCTCGGTGGGGTCATTGCTCGGATGAAGAAGTGA
- a CDS encoding aminoglycoside 6-adenylyltransferase: MQKITKTWISEILAGDESIKGLVLIGSHAQSDVVPDEWSDLDLVVVVDDKSVDHYYPTTDWTTQFGDLYAFHLSSGEYFSAIRVQYTDAQRIDFVIIPESSLKSINHWTQNPLQFENRCLFSRSPLLDQVLRIKYPEHVQQKCTSEQFERIANDFWFKGMLAVTKAARNELLIALHLALDMIRDCLVLSMMIRDQATGTNHHRDGSMGNHFIELLNPPLSGYTALEILSSIERSAISFECLAAQMNSDYEDHRKPLLDYIVRVRTSLLRNVD; this comes from the coding sequence ATGCAGAAAATAACCAAAACTTGGATTTCGGAAATCCTGGCCGGTGATGAGTCTATAAAGGGGTTAGTCCTGATTGGCTCACATGCGCAGTCGGACGTTGTGCCGGATGAGTGGAGCGATCTTGATCTGGTGGTCGTTGTTGATGACAAATCTGTTGACCACTACTATCCCACGACCGACTGGACTACCCAGTTCGGCGACCTCTACGCATTTCACTTGTCTAGTGGAGAGTATTTCAGTGCGATTCGCGTCCAATACACTGATGCCCAGCGTATCGATTTCGTCATCATCCCCGAATCATCTCTTAAATCTATTAATCACTGGACACAAAATCCGCTTCAGTTTGAAAATCGTTGCCTCTTTTCCCGGTCGCCACTTTTGGACCAAGTCCTGAGAATAAAATATCCGGAACATGTTCAACAAAAATGCACGTCTGAACAATTCGAGCGAATTGCTAACGATTTCTGGTTTAAGGGCATGCTTGCCGTCACCAAGGCAGCACGTAATGAATTACTGATAGCTTTGCATCTGGCTCTGGATATGATAAGAGATTGTCTGGTTTTATCCATGATGATCAGAGATCAGGCAACTGGTACGAATCATCACCGTGATGGGAGCATGGGAAACCACTTCATAGAATTACTTAACCCACCATTGAGCGGGTACACAGCCTTGGAAATTCTAAGCAGCATCGAAAGAAGTGCCATCAGCTTTGAATGTCTCGCTGCTCAGATGAACAGTGATTATGAAGACCATCGAAAGCCACTGCTGGACTATATCGTACGAGTGCGCACCAGTCTCCTCAGAAATGTTGACTAA
- a CDS encoding extracellular solute-binding protein, with product MRIRALLITTILLLTASLGAQAKETIVFWYGASQDERAAYEKMIADFERQNPDIKVNAMLVPQKYVEQKLILSVAGGVPPDVVRFYAHLGGELMSRGGLEPLDNLVRRDKFDVHDFYKVGLEQNTYESKLYGIPWVLSPNALFYNKRLFKIAGLNPNKPPQTWAQLEEYAMKLTKRDAKGRIERIGYADFLYNPNNFSMYLWQSNGELLSKDGKKALFNSSEGVSALTWMKSFLDREAGGVKPLQTFSANFKGATQDPFGQEMVAMRVDSPFRIPDLKKYFPKLDYGVAGVPYKDKPAIEVVGNSLIIPRGSKHREAAWRFIKFASSPEQLAAICKVAGRIPARISVAHRPEFYSDPITRGFIDQIPYGRTVPIVPGWQEVSDTLARNIERALKGQASPKAALDASAKSANTILAKANEDMSRFPIVPWKMLGIIAFCALAITAVGVVTYVRKHTNGSRSARKEAATFYMFASPWIIGFLTLTLGAMLASLVISFSKWDALSPAHFIGARNYSDMFTADSRFFKALTVTGYYAVFSIPLAIVGGLAVSVLMNQKVFGIRLFRTMYYLPVVISGVATSMLWLFVFNPTTGILNKLLTLNIIPGISGGHFAWLPIWANPPSWLLDPAWSMPAFIIMGFWGVGGAMIVYLAALQGIPEELYEAAKLDGAGAWKIFRHVTLPLMTPAIFYQLVVGTMYSLQMFTQAYIMTGGGPEDSTLFYALYLWKNSFEWMKMGYGSAMAWILFLIVLLITLFHLKGSQRWVYYEGSSQK from the coding sequence ATGAGAATTAGAGCATTACTGATCACAACAATTCTTCTGTTGACTGCATCACTGGGCGCACAGGCTAAGGAAACAATCGTATTCTGGTATGGCGCGTCTCAGGACGAGCGCGCCGCCTACGAGAAGATGATCGCAGACTTCGAGCGTCAAAACCCGGACATCAAAGTCAACGCAATGCTGGTCCCGCAAAAATATGTGGAGCAGAAGCTGATACTCTCAGTGGCGGGAGGAGTGCCGCCTGATGTGGTGAGATTTTATGCCCATCTTGGCGGCGAGCTTATGTCCCGAGGCGGTCTGGAGCCTCTTGATAACCTGGTCAGACGCGATAAGTTCGATGTGCATGATTTCTACAAAGTTGGACTCGAACAGAACACCTACGAGAGCAAGCTGTACGGCATTCCGTGGGTCTTGAGTCCGAACGCACTCTTTTACAACAAGAGGCTGTTCAAGATTGCTGGTCTAAACCCTAACAAACCTCCACAGACCTGGGCGCAGCTCGAAGAATACGCAATGAAGCTCACCAAGCGCGATGCCAAAGGCCGGATCGAACGCATAGGCTATGCCGATTTCTTGTATAACCCGAACAATTTTTCCATGTATCTCTGGCAGTCCAATGGCGAACTGCTCTCCAAGGACGGCAAGAAGGCATTATTCAATAGTTCCGAAGGTGTCTCGGCGCTGACATGGATGAAGTCATTTCTGGACCGTGAGGCAGGCGGAGTAAAGCCTCTTCAGACATTTTCCGCAAATTTCAAGGGAGCCACGCAGGACCCGTTCGGCCAGGAAATGGTCGCGATGCGCGTGGACAGCCCGTTCCGCATACCCGACCTCAAAAAATATTTTCCAAAGCTCGATTATGGTGTCGCAGGGGTCCCTTATAAGGACAAACCCGCAATTGAGGTGGTCGGCAACTCGCTCATAATCCCACGCGGCAGCAAACACCGCGAGGCAGCATGGCGGTTCATCAAATTCGCGTCCAGCCCGGAGCAGCTTGCAGCCATATGCAAAGTAGCGGGACGAATACCGGCGAGGATATCGGTTGCGCACAGGCCGGAGTTCTATTCAGACCCGATTACCCGTGGGTTCATAGACCAGATTCCATACGGTCGCACTGTTCCGATTGTGCCGGGCTGGCAAGAAGTGTCGGATACACTTGCCAGAAATATCGAACGAGCGCTGAAGGGCCAAGCGTCTCCCAAAGCCGCACTCGACGCGTCGGCAAAGTCGGCAAATACGATTTTGGCTAAGGCAAATGAAGATATGTCCAGATTTCCTATAGTGCCGTGGAAAATGCTTGGGATAATCGCATTTTGCGCACTGGCCATTACGGCCGTCGGGGTCGTAACCTATGTCCGAAAACACACTAACGGCAGCAGGTCCGCCCGCAAAGAGGCCGCGACGTTTTATATGTTTGCCTCGCCGTGGATAATAGGTTTTCTGACGCTCACACTCGGTGCCATGCTCGCGTCGTTGGTAATCAGTTTCAGCAAATGGGACGCGCTATCCCCTGCCCACTTCATAGGCGCGCGGAACTATTCTGATATGTTCACTGCCGACTCCAGGTTCTTCAAGGCTCTGACGGTCACGGGCTATTATGCAGTCTTCAGTATACCGCTCGCCATCGTTGGCGGATTGGCAGTATCGGTCCTGATGAATCAGAAGGTGTTCGGGATCCGTCTCTTCCGCACGATGTATTACCTGCCCGTAGTAATTTCGGGCGTGGCGACGTCGATGCTCTGGCTGTTCGTGTTCAACCCGACCACCGGCATTCTCAACAAACTGTTGACCCTCAACATAATTCCTGGAATATCCGGCGGGCACTTCGCGTGGCTGCCTATATGGGCGAACCCGCCGAGCTGGCTGCTTGACCCCGCGTGGTCGATGCCCGCATTCATCATAATGGGGTTCTGGGGTGTCGGCGGAGCGATGATAGTATATCTGGCTGCGCTTCAGGGAATCCCCGAGGAATTATACGAGGCCGCCAAGCTCGACGGTGCGGGCGCATGGAAAATATTCAGGCATGTCACTCTGCCGCTGATGACCCCCGCGATATTCTATCAGCTCGTGGTGGGAACGATGTATTCACTGCAGATGTTCACCCAGGCATATATCATGACCGGCGGCGGACCCGAAGACTCGACACTCTTCTACGCCCTCTACCTCTGGAAAAACTCCTTCGAGTGGATGAAGATGGGCTACGGCTCGGCAATGGCGTGGATACTTTTCCTGATCGTGCTCTTGATTACACTGTTCCATCTCAAAGGCTCGCAGCGATGGGTCTATTACGAGGGGTCTAGTCAGAAATGA
- a CDS encoding ATP-binding protein gives MSIAGCISIFGSVLDDEAVSLILSLLDGNGADDERGRADLFAILAESAEMASQPVIGNAWQNHLMNVILADDNIFARKAEMVGLDGMGESLVSQVGSELKALKELYDADVDSILADYPSLDTFKPIAASRVDERLLDLKKSLSGCCDWSTYLERIAGYYASSGTGLFGKYYAFRWLRSSGGGKLKGIESPDPIRLDDLVEYEWQREAVSRNTQKLLAGLPSNNMLLYGDRGTGKSSTVKAMLNEYAHRKLRLVEVAKDDLIDLPDILSILRKRPEKFILFIDDLSFEENETQYKALKAVLEGGLEARPVNVALYATSNRRNIVKERFSDRQKNDDEVHPGDTMQEKLSLSDRFGIKLPFLAPDQDEFLKIVETLAQRADIKMTDDLRKNALSWQHARSGRSARQFVDYWIGENGLQETK, from the coding sequence ATGAGTATTGCGGGATGTATATCGATATTCGGCTCGGTCCTGGATGATGAGGCGGTCAGTTTGATTCTGAGCCTGCTCGACGGCAATGGAGCGGATGATGAGCGGGGCAGGGCCGACCTGTTCGCGATTCTGGCTGAGAGCGCTGAGATGGCGAGTCAGCCTGTAATAGGAAACGCATGGCAGAACCACCTCATGAACGTTATCCTTGCCGATGACAATATATTCGCGCGCAAGGCCGAGATGGTAGGGCTCGATGGGATGGGGGAGTCCCTGGTGAGCCAGGTCGGCTCTGAACTCAAAGCCCTCAAGGAGCTGTATGATGCCGATGTCGACTCTATCCTGGCGGACTATCCCTCTCTTGACACATTCAAACCGATAGCCGCCTCACGGGTGGATGAGCGGCTGCTCGACCTCAAGAAGTCACTGAGCGGATGCTGCGACTGGTCGACATATCTCGAACGGATCGCCGGATATTATGCATCGAGCGGAACAGGGCTTTTCGGCAAATATTACGCTTTCAGGTGGCTGAGATCATCGGGTGGTGGCAAGCTCAAGGGCATAGAATCGCCGGACCCGATCCGCCTGGACGACCTGGTGGAATATGAATGGCAGCGCGAGGCCGTCTCTCGGAACACTCAAAAGCTGCTGGCGGGTCTGCCGTCAAACAATATGCTTCTCTATGGCGACAGGGGCACAGGCAAGTCTTCCACGGTGAAGGCCATGCTCAACGAGTATGCACATCGCAAGCTACGGCTGGTTGAAGTTGCCAAAGACGACCTCATCGACCTGCCGGACATCCTCTCGATCCTGCGCAAGCGCCCCGAGAAGTTCATCCTCTTCATCGACGACCTCTCATTCGAGGAGAACGAGACTCAGTATAAGGCACTCAAGGCAGTGCTGGAGGGCGGGCTTGAGGCCAGGCCGGTGAACGTGGCGCTGTATGCCACCTCGAACAGGCGCAATATAGTAAAAGAGCGCTTCTCTGACCGCCAAAAGAATGATGATGAGGTGCATCCCGGCGACACTATGCAGGAAAAGCTCTCGCTCTCGGACAGGTTCGGGATCAAGCTGCCGTTCCTCGCGCCCGACCAGGACGAGTTTTTGAAGATTGTCGAAACCCTGGCACAGCGCGCGGACATCAAGATGACCGATGACCTGCGAAAGAACGCGCTCTCCTGGCAGCACGCGCGATCAGGCCGCAGCGCGCGGCAGTTTGTGGACTACTGGATCGGTGAGAATGGGCTGCAGGAGACTAAGTAG
- a CDS encoding PadR family transcriptional regulator has translation MPRRCCRRHGPGEPCTCAMGNLYRFVEPVVLYLLKKKGKTYGYELGKALGEHSLTDSIIEPGALYRTLRRLEENGYVISKWDVSGAGPAKRLYELTPDGEKHLNEWVTVLDQLANSMSGFVSDARSLLEQISVADSA, from the coding sequence ATGCCAAGACGATGCTGTCGTCGCCATGGACCGGGAGAGCCGTGCACATGTGCGATGGGCAACTTATACAGATTTGTGGAGCCGGTAGTGCTATATCTGCTCAAAAAGAAGGGCAAGACCTATGGCTATGAGCTTGGAAAGGCACTCGGTGAGCATTCCCTGACGGACTCGATCATCGAGCCGGGGGCGCTGTACCGCACACTGCGGCGTTTGGAAGAGAACGGCTACGTAATCTCGAAGTGGGATGTCAGCGGTGCCGGTCCGGCGAAAAGACTATATGAACTTACCCCGGATGGCGAGAAGCATCTTAATGAATGGGTCACTGTACTAGATCAACTCGCTAATTCGATGTCGGGTTTCGTATCTGATGCTCGCAGTCTTCTGGAACAAATCTCTGTAGCGGACAGTGCATGA
- a CDS encoding kinase/pyrophosphorylase: protein MTHDQTRHSVIFAVSDASGETAERIVQSALVQFKDADATIIRRSQVNTPDQVKSVVQEAADNEAPIVHTLVSSDLRALILDQARLLHVEAVDLMGPVLDRLANLLKLHPMQQPGLLKQLIDARTREIEAVEYAFRHDDGQRPEGLDRADIVLVGISRTMKTPTMLYLAYRGWFVANVPIVPEIPLPDELFKVPVERVFCLYMSPSRLQELRRVRAASLKLPEEPYASIEFIRQELQHARRLCAEHGWRNVDTTDKSVEEATREILTLLAVDGLGPR from the coding sequence ATGACACACGATCAAACCAGGCATTCAGTAATTTTCGCGGTTTCGGACGCAAGCGGCGAGACAGCCGAGCGTATTGTCCAGTCGGCACTGGTGCAGTTCAAGGACGCCGATGCGACGATTATCCGCCGCAGCCAGGTCAACACACCTGACCAGGTAAAGTCGGTGGTTCAAGAAGCCGCGGATAATGAAGCTCCAATCGTGCACACATTGGTCTCCAGTGATCTTCGCGCTCTCATACTCGATCAAGCAAGGCTCTTGCATGTTGAGGCCGTGGACCTGATGGGCCCGGTGCTGGACCGTCTGGCAAATTTGCTCAAGCTCCATCCGATGCAGCAGCCTGGGCTTTTGAAGCAGCTGATCGACGCCAGGACCAGGGAGATCGAGGCTGTGGAATATGCTTTCCGGCACGATGACGGTCAGCGCCCCGAGGGTCTTGATCGAGCGGATATCGTGCTGGTCGGGATATCGCGGACGATGAAGACGCCGACTATGCTATATCTGGCATATCGCGGATGGTTTGTGGCGAATGTGCCGATTGTGCCTGAGATTCCTCTGCCGGATGAGCTTTTCAAGGTGCCGGTGGAGCGAGTGTTTTGTCTGTATATGTCTCCGAGCCGATTGCAGGAACTACGTCGGGTGCGCGCAGCTTCATTGAAGTTGCCTGAGGAGCCGTATGCATCGATTGAGTTTATCCGCCAGGAATTACAGCATGCCCGCAGACTCTGCGCAGAGCATGGCTGGAGAAATGTCGATACTACCGATAAATCAGTCGAGGAGGCGACCAGGGAGATACTTACTCTGCTTGCTGTGGATGGTTTGGGACCAAGGTAG
- a CDS encoding IS1595 family transposase, with protein sequence MNIVSVYEKFPTESDCINYLEQVRWSGTPVCPYCKSDRTTPLPEEHRHHCNNCNTSFSVTVGTIFHHTHLPLQKWFLALTLILNAKKGIAARQLARDLDVHRNTAWYLSMRIRNAMAEADQRSLLTGIVEMDETYIGGKPRKGDGKPHKRGRGTDKIPVVGMIERNGEVRCAVMRSKQLISRSLCALVREHVNRNESTLITDEYRGYMRMSWILPHETVNHKVWYVDGDLHTNNIESFWSLLKRGIVGQFHKVSVRHLPQYVDEFCYRHNHRENNDLFALTIARGLGVAL encoded by the coding sequence TTGAATATCGTATCTGTATATGAGAAATTCCCTACAGAATCGGACTGCATTAACTATCTTGAACAAGTTAGATGGAGCGGCACTCCTGTGTGCCCGTATTGCAAATCCGATCGCACAACTCCTTTGCCGGAAGAACATCGCCATCACTGTAACAACTGCAATACGTCATTCAGTGTCACTGTAGGCACGATCTTCCACCATACTCACCTGCCACTGCAAAAGTGGTTTCTTGCCCTGACTCTAATCCTCAATGCCAAGAAGGGGATAGCTGCTCGTCAATTAGCTCGTGACTTGGATGTCCATCGAAACACAGCTTGGTATTTAAGTATGAGAATACGTAACGCTATGGCGGAAGCAGATCAACGCTCATTACTAACCGGAATAGTTGAGATGGATGAGACCTATATCGGCGGTAAGCCTCGCAAGGGTGACGGAAAACCTCACAAGCGTGGTCGTGGCACTGACAAGATTCCAGTAGTTGGAATGATAGAGCGAAACGGCGAAGTTAGATGTGCGGTCATGAGGTCAAAACAACTAATATCTCGATCGCTGTGTGCATTGGTTAGAGAACACGTCAACCGCAATGAATCTACACTAATAACCGACGAGTATCGTGGCTACATGCGCATGAGTTGGATTTTGCCACACGAGACCGTTAATCACAAGGTATGGTACGTTGACGGAGACCTTCATACAAATAATATTGAAAGTTTTTGGTCTCTCCTTAAGCGTGGTATTGTTGGGCAATTTCACAAAGTAAGTGTTCGGCACTTGCCACAATATGTCGACGAATTTTGCTACAGGCATAATCATCGGGAAAATAATGATCTGTTTGCATTAACGATCGCTAGAGGTTTGGGGGTAGCATTATGA
- a CDS encoding carbohydrate ABC transporter permease encodes MKYIRTAFTYLLILAGAALFLIPLLWMVTVSLSTPEQVAQPGIHLLPTQLKWDNYKAALTLMPFGRYALNTVIVTFFAVMGGMLSSAMVAFAFARLKAPGKDTLFILMLSTMMLPAMVTMIPIFIIFKSFGWYDTLLPLIVPAFFGNAFYIFLMRQFFLTIPVELEEAAKIDGCGTFRIFWQIIMPLSKPVLVSVAVFSFVAHWNDFLTPLLYLNSVDKRTLALGLATFSDVWGVDIVSLMAASTAVLLPVLIIFFLAQRYFVQGVVMTGLKG; translated from the coding sequence ATGAAGTATATTCGCACAGCATTTACATATCTGTTGATACTTGCCGGAGCGGCATTGTTTCTGATCCCGCTATTGTGGATGGTGACGGTCTCGCTGAGCACGCCCGAACAGGTCGCTCAACCAGGAATTCACCTGCTGCCGACCCAGCTTAAGTGGGATAACTACAAGGCAGCCCTCACGCTCATGCCGTTTGGCAGGTATGCGCTGAACACAGTTATAGTGACGTTCTTCGCGGTAATGGGCGGTATGCTCTCCAGCGCTATGGTGGCGTTCGCATTTGCGCGTCTCAAGGCTCCGGGCAAGGACACTCTTTTCATACTGATGCTGAGCACGATGATGCTGCCGGCGATGGTCACGATGATACCAATCTTTATAATCTTCAAGAGCTTCGGCTGGTATGACACACTGCTGCCGCTGATCGTGCCCGCGTTCTTCGGCAATGCGTTTTATATCTTCCTGATGCGTCAGTTCTTCCTCACTATCCCCGTGGAACTGGAAGAAGCCGCAAAGATAGACGGCTGCGGCACATTCCGCATCTTCTGGCAGATAATCATGCCCCTGTCGAAACCCGTATTGGTGAGCGTGGCGGTGTTTTCATTTGTTGCGCACTGGAACGACTTCCTTACTCCCCTGCTCTATCTGAACTCAGTAGATAAGCGCACACTCGCACTCGGCCTTGCCACATTCTCGGACGTGTGGGGAGTGGATATAGTCTCGCTGATGGCTGCGTCAACTGCAGTCCTACTGCCTGTGCTCATTATATTCTTCCTGGCGCAGAGATACTTTGTGCAGGGTGTTGTGATGACGGGGTTGAAGGGATAA
- a CDS encoding P63C domain-containing protein produces the protein MTTTNKSTTVDSMKQKQDLPYATHDGELHISASTIPCAVLNDGRRVLTQQGFLQAVGRAAKAKAGQGAAGESKMPAFLAANNLRKFISDELQKACAPIIFKPLHGGYRGIAFGYPAELLPMVCNVFIDAEDGDVLLASQKHIAKKCKLLIRGLATVGIIALVDEATGYQEVRDRLALQKILAKYITDYRLPWTKRFPDEFYQQLFRLNNWRYSGMSVKRPIRVAQLTNDLVYERLAPGVLDELKRLTPKDDKGRRKHKYFQHLTEDHGCPALERHLLEVIALMRAAPTWSVFHRLIQRSLPKPSLHPVLPGTEEPIDVDEI, from the coding sequence ATGACAACAACCAATAAGTCGACGACTGTAGACTCCATGAAGCAAAAACAAGACCTACCATATGCTACACACGATGGGGAACTGCATATTTCTGCTTCAACAATCCCCTGTGCAGTTCTAAATGACGGTCGACGAGTTTTGACGCAACAAGGTTTTTTGCAGGCTGTTGGCAGGGCTGCAAAAGCAAAAGCAGGACAAGGAGCTGCTGGGGAAAGCAAAATGCCAGCGTTTTTGGCGGCAAACAATCTGAGAAAGTTTATATCAGACGAACTGCAGAAAGCATGTGCACCTATCATATTCAAGCCACTTCACGGAGGTTATAGAGGAATAGCCTTTGGATATCCAGCCGAACTATTGCCGATGGTTTGTAATGTATTCATAGATGCCGAAGATGGCGATGTGCTTTTGGCTTCACAAAAGCACATCGCCAAGAAATGCAAATTGCTTATTCGCGGGCTTGCGACAGTAGGCATAATCGCACTTGTGGACGAAGCTACCGGATACCAGGAAGTGCGAGATCGATTAGCACTGCAAAAAATACTCGCAAAATATATAACCGACTATCGTTTGCCTTGGACTAAACGTTTTCCAGACGAATTCTATCAGCAATTGTTTAGGTTGAATAATTGGCGATATTCTGGAATGTCGGTAAAGCGTCCTATTAGAGTTGCACAACTGACCAATGATCTTGTTTATGAACGATTAGCTCCTGGCGTGCTAGATGAATTAAAACGTCTTACTCCAAAAGATGATAAAGGACGCCGAAAGCACAAATATTTTCAACACTTGACCGAAGACCATGGTTGTCCTGCATTAGAAAGGCATCTATTAGAGGTGATAGCACTGATGAGGGCGGCGCCCACATGGAGTGTTTTTCATCGGCTTATACAGCGATCGTTACCAAAGCCTAGCTTGCATCCGGTCCTTCCGGGAACTGAAGAACCTATTGATGTAGACGAAATATAA
- a CDS encoding biotin transporter BioY yields the protein MQVLTQIRSRKLTGYQALIASLIGAGLTALCAKIIFYLPISPVPFTGQVFAVILCGMVLGGRLGALSQIEYIAIGLMGAPVFCGSVSGPTVLTGPTVGYLVGFVGAAYMVGRLMETRENASLKFAFAAGLIGVGVIHTCGVCWLAVWPGHPFAGLSAWLVGAVPFIGVDAAKAAIAAGLCTRKHN from the coding sequence ATGCAAGTTCTGACTCAAATAAGAAGTAGGAAACTGACTGGTTATCAGGCGCTTATTGCATCCCTTATAGGCGCCGGGCTTACTGCTCTCTGCGCTAAGATCATATTTTATCTGCCTATAAGTCCTGTGCCGTTTACCGGACAGGTGTTCGCGGTGATATTGTGCGGCATGGTGCTTGGAGGCCGTCTCGGAGCGCTTTCGCAGATCGAGTATATTGCCATAGGGCTGATGGGTGCGCCTGTTTTTTGCGGTTCTGTTTCAGGTCCGACGGTCCTTACCGGCCCTACGGTAGGCTACCTCGTCGGGTTCGTGGGGGCGGCATATATGGTCGGTAGGCTTATGGAGACTCGTGAAAATGCGTCACTCAAGTTTGCATTTGCGGCTGGGCTTATCGGGGTAGGCGTGATACATACATGCGGAGTATGCTGGCTTGCCGTGTGGCCGGGACATCCATTTGCGGGTCTGAGCGCATGGCTGGTCGGCGCAGTGCCGTTTATTGGCGTGGATGCGGCAAAAGCCGCAATAGCCGCCGGTCTATGCACCAGAAAGCATAATTAG